The following coding sequences lie in one Spirosoma sp. KUDC1026 genomic window:
- a CDS encoding aminotransferase class V-fold PLP-dependent enzyme, translating to MLSRRTLIKHLSAMPMVGGLFGGVAAPLTTALAAPAVAAPRNLVKELGIRTFINAAGTYTAMTGSLMEEDVVNTILASSKEFMMLDDVQTKVGEKIAAITHAESAVVTAGCFSAMTLGLAGVLTGMDPKKVEQLPHLEGTGMKSEVIAQKAHDIGYSHALTNTGCTIIQVETIEDVEKAISDKTALLWFLNIQSDKGKIQHQDWVALGKKHNIPTMIDIAADVPPVENLWKFHDIGFDLVCVSGGKAMRGPQSAGILMGKKKYIEAARLSMPPRGATIGRGMKVNKEEILGMYVALEKFVARDQDKDWKMLEERAATIANAAKSVKGVTVESFAPALGNHTPTLRLTWDASKVKTTPKALQEGLRNGDPSIEVVGEPNGISMTAWMLKPGEDKIVASRLKEELMKAAV from the coding sequence ATGCTCAGTAGACGTACATTGATTAAACATCTGTCGGCTATGCCGATGGTTGGCGGTTTGTTTGGTGGAGTAGCCGCTCCCTTGACCACGGCACTGGCTGCCCCTGCCGTAGCTGCCCCGCGTAACCTCGTGAAAGAACTGGGTATTCGGACGTTCATCAACGCGGCAGGTACGTATACCGCCATGACGGGTTCGCTCATGGAGGAGGACGTAGTAAACACGATTCTGGCGTCGTCGAAAGAATTCATGATGCTGGACGACGTACAGACAAAAGTAGGCGAGAAGATTGCCGCCATCACCCACGCTGAATCAGCGGTAGTTACGGCGGGCTGTTTCTCGGCTATGACGTTGGGCCTGGCCGGTGTACTGACCGGTATGGACCCGAAAAAAGTTGAGCAACTGCCGCACCTGGAAGGTACCGGTATGAAATCGGAAGTGATTGCGCAGAAAGCCCATGACATCGGTTACTCGCACGCGCTGACGAACACGGGCTGTACCATCATTCAGGTGGAAACCATCGAGGACGTCGAGAAAGCCATCAGCGATAAAACCGCCCTGCTGTGGTTCCTGAACATCCAGTCCGACAAAGGCAAAATTCAGCATCAGGACTGGGTCGCGCTAGGCAAGAAGCACAACATCCCAACCATGATCGACATTGCGGCTGATGTCCCGCCGGTTGAAAACCTCTGGAAATTCCACGACATTGGCTTTGATCTGGTCTGCGTCTCGGGCGGTAAAGCCATGCGGGGGCCGCAGAGCGCGGGTATCCTGATGGGGAAAAAGAAATACATCGAGGCCGCCCGGCTCAGCATGCCCCCTCGTGGTGCGACCATCGGTCGGGGTATGAAGGTGAACAAAGAAGAGATTCTGGGTATGTACGTTGCCCTGGAAAAATTCGTGGCCCGCGATCAGGATAAGGACTGGAAAATGCTGGAGGAACGCGCGGCCACCATTGCCAACGCGGCCAAGAGCGTGAAAGGCGTAACGGTTGAGTCGTTCGCCCCGGCGCTGGGTAACCACACACCCACGCTGCGCCTGACCTGGGATGCGAGTAAAGTGAAAACGACCCCCAAAGCCCTGCAGGAGGGCCTGCGGAACGGTGACCCATCTATCGAAGTGGTGGGTGAGCCAAACGGCATCAGCATGACCGCCTGGATGCTCAAACCCGGTGAGGACAAAATTGTCGCCAGTCGGCTCAAGGAAGAGCTGATGAAAGCGGCCGTATAA
- a CDS encoding SusD/RagB family nutrient-binding outer membrane lipoprotein has translation MKRLIYKILAAAPLFLLSACDKGFEEMNVDPNKYSAVIPEYLFTRAQLDGVSTNFTGAAYLTIGGSMQHFSTYKEVPAAGDKYFNFSYSQGNWNAYAGTGAGSGAVTSIVQVMDAVAGNPANVNKLSAARIWKAYIFHRLTDLYGDIPYFDAGKALSDKNYAPKYDAQQVIYADLLKELDESIAAFDASKATFGNADLMFGGDVTKWKKFGYSLMLRLGMRLTQVDPALAKTWVEKAIAGGVILDDADRAVIAYVDGSQVASRNFIANGLLSTDYITPGGDNVEGGKFAKTLIDYLKTTKDPRLNVISVVWTANGSTFTADTTTALQQGMPNAAYNSLPSNFNSFSEPNPNTILRYNSPLVVMGNAEMNLLLAEAAVRGWNSGTTAATAYNNAVRAGMRQWSLFGAGGVISDARINLYLVNNPYKTTGTTAQQIEQISTQKWVALFLEDEYEIFANWRRTGYPNLTPTNYPGNLTGGKIPTRFVIPDSEETYNRTNFLEARTRQGGTNTLSSTVWWDK, from the coding sequence GAACGTAGACCCTAATAAATATTCGGCTGTTATTCCAGAGTACCTGTTTACCCGGGCGCAACTGGATGGGGTGAGCACCAACTTTACGGGAGCCGCTTACCTGACCATTGGCGGTTCGATGCAGCACTTCTCGACGTATAAGGAAGTGCCAGCCGCCGGTGATAAATACTTCAACTTCTCGTATTCGCAGGGTAACTGGAATGCGTATGCAGGTACGGGCGCCGGATCGGGTGCGGTTACGTCGATCGTACAGGTGATGGACGCGGTGGCGGGTAATCCGGCAAACGTCAACAAACTGTCGGCGGCCCGGATCTGGAAGGCCTACATCTTTCATCGCCTGACGGATCTGTACGGTGATATTCCGTATTTCGACGCTGGAAAAGCCCTGTCAGACAAGAACTACGCACCCAAATACGATGCGCAGCAGGTCATCTACGCCGATCTGCTGAAAGAGCTGGACGAGTCGATTGCGGCTTTTGATGCCTCGAAAGCAACCTTTGGTAACGCCGATCTGATGTTTGGCGGTGACGTGACCAAGTGGAAGAAGTTCGGGTATTCGCTGATGCTGCGCCTGGGTATGCGCCTAACGCAGGTTGATCCAGCACTGGCTAAGACCTGGGTCGAGAAAGCAATTGCCGGTGGCGTTATTCTGGACGACGCCGACCGGGCGGTTATTGCCTATGTGGATGGATCGCAGGTGGCAAGCCGGAACTTCATTGCCAACGGCCTGCTCAGCACCGACTACATTACGCCGGGCGGTGATAACGTAGAGGGTGGAAAGTTCGCGAAAACGCTGATCGACTACCTGAAAACGACCAAAGACCCTCGTCTGAACGTAATTTCGGTTGTGTGGACTGCCAACGGCTCAACCTTCACGGCTGATACCACAACGGCTCTGCAACAAGGAATGCCGAACGCTGCCTATAACAGCCTGCCTTCCAACTTTAACTCGTTCTCGGAACCCAACCCGAACACGATCCTGCGGTACAACTCCCCGCTGGTTGTGATGGGTAATGCCGAAATGAACCTGTTGCTGGCCGAGGCTGCGGTACGGGGCTGGAACAGCGGAACAACGGCGGCAACGGCGTACAACAACGCCGTTCGGGCAGGGATGCGTCAGTGGTCGCTGTTTGGTGCGGGTGGGGTGATCTCCGATGCCCGGATCAACCTGTACCTGGTCAACAACCCGTACAAAACGACGGGGACAACCGCGCAGCAGATCGAGCAGATCTCGACGCAGAAATGGGTGGCTCTGTTCCTGGAAGACGAATACGAAATCTTCGCAAACTGGCGACGTACCGGCTATCCAAACCTGACGCCAACCAACTACCCAGGTAACCTGACGGGCGGCAAAATCCCAACCCGCTTCGTGATTCCTGATTCGGAAGAGACCTACAACCGGACCAACTTCCTCGAAGCACGTACCCGGCAGGGCGGCACCAATACCCTGTCCAGCACAGTATGGTGGGATAAATAA
- a CDS encoding PQQ-dependent sugar dehydrogenase: MSNYYLKGLAFSLLLLAGFTQRQSSNGLPVQTNENGGLFLPEGFEATVVVDSLPGRARHLAVNENGDIYVKARFARDKDESVIALRDTNGDGRADIIKQFGGLARERAYGTAMRIYNGYLYFSSELYVYRYKLKPGQLVPDSPMEVVLTDDHEHGMHEHIAKPVTFDNDGHMYVAFGAASNGCQEKNRMPGSMGIDPCPMLEDHGGIWQFDANKTNQTQKDGKRYATGLRSVVAMDWNFANNSLYTLQHGRDDFLMLWAEKYSPWQSAVLPSEELFQVKEGMDGGWPYCYYDQVQGKKLLNPEYGGDGKTVGRCDKCEKPLIGFPAHWAPNDILFYRGNSAQNGYPERYKDGAFVAFHGSTNRAPYPQAGYFIAFLPAKNGAIATDWEVFADGFAGIDPIVNVSDAVYRPMGIAMGPDGSLYVAETEKGKIWRVTYKGDKKNFGTAQLAQMEKRKTMSNIRNPDEIKDNLDLGKPVAGGKVYGIYCAACHQRNGMGDSQRFPPLAGSEWVTGEKKKLITVLMKGLEGPIEVKGQSYNNVMPQHSFLKDEELAEVLTHIRTNFGNTADAVSAAEVNEVRRALFPKAPTKKALVKRKK; this comes from the coding sequence ATGTCAAACTATTACCTGAAAGGACTGGCGTTCAGCTTACTGCTCCTGGCCGGTTTTACCCAGCGACAATCGTCGAACGGGTTGCCCGTGCAGACGAACGAAAATGGTGGTCTGTTTCTGCCCGAAGGCTTCGAAGCCACGGTGGTGGTCGATAGCCTGCCCGGTCGTGCCCGGCATCTGGCCGTGAACGAGAACGGCGACATCTACGTAAAAGCTCGCTTTGCCCGCGACAAGGACGAATCGGTCATTGCTCTGCGGGATACGAACGGCGACGGTCGTGCCGACATTATCAAGCAGTTTGGCGGTCTGGCCCGGGAGCGGGCGTACGGAACGGCCATGCGGATTTATAACGGCTACCTGTATTTCAGTTCGGAACTATACGTTTACCGCTACAAACTGAAGCCCGGGCAACTGGTGCCTGATAGCCCGATGGAAGTGGTCCTGACCGACGACCACGAACACGGCATGCACGAGCACATTGCCAAACCCGTTACGTTCGACAATGACGGACATATGTACGTAGCGTTTGGGGCCGCGTCGAATGGCTGTCAGGAAAAAAACCGGATGCCTGGCTCGATGGGTATCGACCCCTGTCCGATGCTGGAGGATCACGGCGGTATCTGGCAGTTCGACGCCAACAAAACCAACCAGACTCAGAAAGACGGAAAGCGGTACGCCACCGGCCTGCGCAGCGTTGTGGCAATGGACTGGAATTTTGCCAACAATAGCCTGTATACCTTACAGCATGGCCGCGATGATTTCCTGATGCTGTGGGCCGAGAAATACTCGCCCTGGCAGAGTGCCGTCTTGCCGTCTGAAGAACTGTTCCAGGTGAAAGAAGGCATGGACGGCGGCTGGCCGTACTGCTACTACGACCAGGTGCAGGGTAAGAAACTACTCAATCCCGAATACGGGGGTGATGGTAAAACCGTAGGCCGCTGCGACAAATGCGAAAAACCGCTGATCGGTTTCCCGGCGCACTGGGCACCCAACGATATTCTGTTCTACCGGGGTAACAGTGCCCAAAACGGCTATCCCGAGCGGTACAAAGATGGGGCATTCGTTGCCTTTCACGGCTCCACCAACCGCGCTCCTTATCCGCAGGCGGGTTATTTTATTGCTTTCCTACCCGCCAAAAACGGGGCTATTGCTACGGACTGGGAGGTCTTTGCCGACGGCTTTGCGGGTATAGATCCCATCGTCAACGTAAGCGATGCTGTGTATCGGCCAATGGGTATTGCCATGGGACCAGATGGCTCACTCTACGTTGCCGAAACCGAAAAGGGCAAAATCTGGCGCGTCACCTACAAGGGCGACAAGAAGAATTTCGGTACGGCTCAACTGGCGCAGATGGAGAAGCGCAAAACGATGTCGAATATCCGCAACCCGGATGAGATCAAAGACAATCTGGATCTAGGCAAACCCGTAGCGGGGGGTAAAGTGTACGGTATTTACTGCGCGGCCTGTCACCAGCGTAACGGTATGGGCGACTCGCAGCGATTCCCACCCCTGGCGGGCTCGGAATGGGTAACCGGCGAAAAAAAGAAGCTCATTACCGTTCTGATGAAAGGGCTGGAAGGACCAATCGAGGTGAAAGGGCAATCTTATAATAACGTCATGCCGCAGCACAGCTTCCTGAAAGACGAAGAGCTTGCCGAAGTTCTGACACACATCCGGACAAACTTTGGCAATACTGCCGACGCTGTTTCGGCCGCCGAAGTCAACGAGGTTCGGCGCGCGCTGTTTCCCAAAGCACCCACAAAGAAAGCTCTAGTAAAACGTAAAAAGTAA
- a CDS encoding RidA family protein, producing MKAQRRSILKRLMTSFAGIGIASEAVARPLEQSVPEAMGVVTTDDVPLYSSVKKLGNLLFLFGIGAHFEGDVKAHTDHVLNELEKELVKAGSSMEKVLKVSVFLHDPNDYKAMNDVYKGRFGSKPPVRTTVAVRGGVPGDSLVEIDCIAHL from the coding sequence ATGAAAGCACAACGCCGATCGATTCTCAAGCGTCTGATGACCAGCTTTGCCGGTATAGGCATCGCCAGCGAAGCCGTTGCTCGTCCTCTGGAGCAATCTGTACCTGAAGCGATGGGTGTCGTTACCACCGATGATGTGCCACTGTATTCCAGCGTCAAGAAGCTCGGCAATCTGCTGTTCCTCTTCGGCATTGGCGCTCACTTCGAAGGCGACGTGAAAGCGCATACCGACCACGTCCTGAACGAACTGGAGAAAGAGCTCGTCAAAGCTGGCTCGTCGATGGAGAAGGTGCTGAAAGTATCTGTCTTTCTGCACGACCCCAACGATTACAAAGCCATGAACGACGTGTATAAAGGCCGGTTCGGCAGCAAGCCACCCGTACGTACCACAGTAGCGGTACGCGGGGGTGTTCCCGGCGATTCACTGGTTGAGATTGACTGCATTGCCCATCTGTAA
- a CDS encoding RidA family protein: MKTERRSILKRLFASAAGVVGLGAASKAIAAPAESSAMPQKEVFNVQTVDDVPLFSGSTKFGNLVFVAGKGYHKEGDIKVHTEEVLKELEKELIKAGSSMEKVLKVSVFLHDLNDYKGMNEVYKGRFGSKPPVRTTVAVYGGVPGDSLVEMDCIAYI, from the coding sequence ATGAAAACTGAACGTCGTTCCATCCTCAAACGTCTTTTCGCATCGGCTGCCGGTGTTGTTGGTTTAGGTGCCGCGTCCAAAGCAATTGCCGCACCCGCTGAATCGTCGGCAATGCCTCAGAAAGAAGTATTTAACGTACAGACGGTTGATGATGTGCCGCTGTTTTCGGGCTCGACCAAATTCGGTAACCTGGTGTTCGTCGCCGGAAAAGGATACCACAAAGAAGGCGATATCAAAGTTCACACCGAAGAGGTGCTGAAAGAGCTGGAGAAAGAACTGATCAAAGCCGGTTCGTCGATGGAGAAAGTCCTGAAAGTATCGGTATTCCTGCACGATCTGAACGACTACAAAGGCATGAACGAAGTCTACAAAGGCCGGTTCGGCAGCAAGCCTCCCGTACGGACGACGGTAGCCGTTTACGGGGGTGTTCCGGGTGATTCGCTGGTGGAAATGGACTGCATTGCTTACATCTAA